The proteins below come from a single Hyperolius riggenbachi isolate aHypRig1 chromosome 8, aHypRig1.pri, whole genome shotgun sequence genomic window:
- the LOC137528202 gene encoding olfactomedin-4-like: protein MLSLLILAAGLLQSHAASLINVTGEINESGTCQCSVILPDNTFPADRLEVLEISNRDMSISVQAEITKMQSYQATLTEYVQKMRNLTRRVEVMEMGGISFTELDFELLKMEIRQMESLVVKLKESINGSSTLVESIFVEIHNISVMVNKLESYDKNNVLAVRREIVALRKKLEECEKNQGGPAPPPINIGTCNHGNLKNISKPFVVQLNWQGFNYKFGGWGKDTFVGAGQVVHWVAPLMTDSRIMNIIRVYPTYDDLLLFKKPTDKVLTRNLAYNNIDYSTCGQGGGMIMYNNSMYYNCYNTRDLCKYNVDNGAVERKTLTDATFNNRFSYASSLWQDIDLAGDESGLWVIYSTEENSGNIVISKLNSTSMAVEQTWKTSQYKPATTNAFMICGVLYATRTLSTRKEEIFYMYDTKSGKEEQMSIIFDKMMENIQGLNYNPNDHKLYMYNDGYEVTYDLAFKPKETLA from the exons ATGCTGTCACTGCTTATCCTTGCTGcaggcttgctgcagagccatgctGCCTCCCTG ATCAATGTCACAGGGGAAATTAATGAATCTGGAACCTGCCAGTGTTCTGTCATCCTTCCTGATAACACCTTCCCTGCAGATCGCCTGGAAGTCCTGGAGATTTCCAACCGAGATATGAGCATCAGTGTCCAGGCAGAGATCACTAAG ATGCAAAGTTATCAAGCCACACTGACTGAGTATGTCCAGAAAATGAGGAACCTGACGCGGCGGGTGGAAGTGATGGAGATGGGTGGCATCTCTTTTACGGAGCTGGACTTTGAGCTGCTTAAAATGGAAATCAGACAAATGGAGTCCTTGGTGGTTAAGCTCAAAGAATCCATCAATGGCTCCAGCACGTTGGTGGAATCCATTTTTGTGGAG ATCCACAATATCTCTGTCATGGTGAACAAACTGGAGTCATATGACAAAAACAACGTCTTGGCTGTAAGACGAGAAATTGTCGCTTTGCGGAAGAAACTGGAGGAGTGCGAGAAGAACCAGGGTGGTCCAGCCCCACCTCCCATCAATATTG GTACCTGCAATCATGGTAATCTTAAAAACATCAGCAAGCCTTTTGTGGTGCAGTTGAATTGGCAGGGGTTCAACTACAAGTTTGGAGGTTGGGGCAAAGACACATTTGTAGGTGCAGGTCAGGTTGTACATTGGGTGGCCCCTCTAATGACAGATTCCCGTATAATGAACATCATAAGAGTCTACCCAACCTATGATGATCTCTTACTCTTCAAGAAACCCACCGATAAGGTCCTCACAAGAAATCTGGCTTATAACAACATTGACTACTCCACCTGTGGTCAAGGAGGTGGTATGATCATGTATAACAACTCCATGTACTACAATTGCTACAACACAAGGGACCTTTGCAAATACAACGTAGACAATGGTGCAGTGGAGAGGAAGACACTTACTGATGCCACCTTCAACAACCGTTTCTCCTATGCCTCATCTCTCTGGCAAGACATTGACCTTGCCGGTGATGAAAGCGGTCTTTGGGTCATCTACTCCACAGAGGAGAATTCTGGAAATATTGTCATAAGCAAACTTAACTCAACCAGCATGGCTGTTGAGCAGACCTGGAAAACTTCCCAGTACAAACCTGCTACCACCAATGCTTTCATGATCTGTGGAGTCCTGTACGCCACTAgaaccctcagcacccggaaagaagAAATATTCTATATGTAtgatacaaagtcaggcaaggaggaGCAAATGAGCATCATATTTGACAAAATGATGGAGAACATACAGGGGCTGAACTACAACCCCAATGACCACAAGCTCTACATGTACAACGATGGCTATGAGGTTACCTATGATCTCGCCTTTAAGCCAAAAGAAACTCTTGCTTAA